A region from the Campylobacter subantarcticus LMG 24377 genome encodes:
- a CDS encoding CatA-like O-acetyltransferase, producing the protein MPCSFEITIKLDISSFYHFIKNNNYEFYFCFIHTISKSINAFDDFNLV; encoded by the coding sequence ATTCCTTGCTCGTTTGAAATTACTATTAAATTAGACATTAGTTCTTTTTATCATTTTATTAAAAACAATAATTATGAATTCTATTTTTGTTTTATCCATACTATTAGTAAAAGTATAAATGCTTTTGATGATTTTAATTTAGTTTAG
- the putP gene encoding sodium/proline symporter PutP codes for MNLQSVELSYPIIITFITYAFLMLFIGFYFYKKNQNSKDYFVGNASMGPVVSALSAGASDMSSWLLMAFPGALYAAGLGQIYIAIGLTFGMFLNWTFIAKRLKIFSQITKDCITIPDFFESRFHDNKHILRSVCSIVILVFFTIYISAGLVSGAKLFESVFNLPYLYALSIGFLVIVLYTFLGGYKAVCWTDMIQGLLMMGSLVIIPFVMIFELGGFGEAFSTIHDVKPQAFGLDGGGWLVVVSTLAWGLGYFGQPHILIRFISIKNVKEIPTATFIGITWMVISLAGAAMIGFLGIAYIAKFNLNLNDPERIFIVMSQVLFNPWVAGILLSAILAAIMSTASSQLLVCASTLVQDFYTQILKRKTSDKNITLFSRMGVLVVACVAFVLSLDTQSQILGIVSYAWAGFGASFGSVILFALFYKNMSKEGAIAGMISGALTVILYKHFGSNFIAVYEIIPGFLVASCFIVIFSTIFKASKQSVCHYEKMLKEI; via the coding sequence ATGAATTTACAAAGTGTAGAACTATCTTATCCTATTATTATTACTTTTATTACCTATGCATTTTTAATGCTTTTTATAGGTTTTTATTTTTACAAAAAAAATCAAAATAGCAAAGATTATTTTGTCGGAAATGCCTCTATGGGACCTGTTGTTTCAGCTTTAAGCGCTGGTGCTTCTGATATGAGTAGTTGGCTATTAATGGCCTTTCCTGGTGCATTATATGCAGCTGGTCTTGGACAAATATACATTGCTATAGGCTTGACTTTTGGAATGTTTTTAAATTGGACCTTTATCGCTAAAAGACTAAAAATCTTCTCACAAATTACCAAAGACTGCATTACAATACCTGATTTCTTTGAAAGTCGTTTTCATGATAACAAACATATCTTAAGAAGTGTATGTTCGATCGTGATTTTAGTGTTTTTTACAATTTATATTAGCGCTGGATTAGTAAGCGGTGCTAAACTTTTTGAAAGTGTATTTAATTTGCCTTATCTTTATGCTCTAAGTATTGGATTTTTAGTGATTGTTTTATATACTTTTTTAGGAGGATATAAAGCTGTTTGCTGGACTGATATGATACAAGGGCTTTTAATGATGGGTTCTTTGGTAATCATTCCTTTTGTGATGATTTTTGAACTAGGTGGTTTTGGCGAAGCATTTTCTACTATACATGATGTTAAGCCACAAGCCTTTGGACTAGATGGTGGTGGTTGGTTAGTGGTAGTTTCAACTCTAGCATGGGGGCTTGGATATTTTGGCCAACCTCATATATTAATTCGTTTTATCTCTATAAAAAATGTAAAAGAAATTCCTACTGCAACTTTCATTGGGATAACCTGGATGGTAATATCCTTAGCAGGAGCTGCAATGATAGGTTTTTTAGGTATTGCTTATATAGCAAAGTTTAACCTTAATCTAAATGACCCTGAAAGAATATTTATCGTAATGTCTCAAGTGCTTTTTAATCCTTGGGTAGCAGGAATTTTACTCAGTGCTATTTTGGCCGCCATTATGAGCACAGCTAGTTCTCAACTGCTAGTGTGTGCATCTACTTTAGTGCAAGATTTTTACACACAAATTTTAAAAAGAAAAACAAGCGATAAAAACATTACCTTATTCTCTCGCATGGGTGTTTTGGTTGTTGCTTGTGTAGCCTTTGTGCTTTCGCTTGATACACAAAGTCAAATTTTAGGTATTGTTTCATATGCATGGGCGGGTTTTGGAGCTAGTTTTGGAAGTGTTATTTTATTTGCACTATTTTACAAAAACATGAGCAAAGAAGGTGCTATAGCGGGTATGATTAGTGGGGCTTTAACTGTTATATTATATAAACATTTTGGCTCAAATTTCATAGCAGTTTATGAAATCATTCCTGGATTTTTAGTTGCGAGCTGTTTTATTGTAATCTTTAGCACTATTTTTAAAGCAAGTAAACAGAGTGTCTGTCACTATGAAAAAATGCTAAAAGAAATCTAA
- a CDS encoding hemolysin family protein has translation MDPSQSLDLNQTLPTVVSIDVGYSAFMILVALALVLLNGFFVLSEFAIVKVRRSKLEEMIKEKKRNAKKALEVTSKLDTYLSACQLGITLSSLALGWIGEPAIAKLLEVPLVNLGLSSTLTHTIAFIIAFAIITLLHVVLGELVPKSIAITIADKAVLWIARPLHLFWLLFLPFIKTFDFLAANSLKIIGIKPAKEHELSHSEEEIKFIASESQKGGVLDEFETEIIRNAVDFSDTVAKEIMTPRKDMICLNKQKSYEENMQIVCQHKHTRFPYIDGSKDIILGMVHIRDIMQNELSKNKKKLDDFLIKMILVPENISISKVLFMMNKEQVHTALVVDEYGGTAGLLTMEDIMEEIVGDINDEHDDSSPHFKKLAENIYEFQGRYEISEVEELLNIRYDEDLEQVTIGGYVFNLLGRLPVVGDRIEDEFCHYEVKKMDGNSIERIKVVRKSTEEEE, from the coding sequence TTGGACCCCAGTCAATCTTTAGACTTAAATCAAACATTACCTACAGTTGTGTCAATTGATGTAGGCTATTCTGCTTTTATGATTCTTGTTGCACTAGCATTAGTGCTTTTAAACGGCTTCTTTGTTCTTTCTGAATTTGCTATTGTCAAAGTTCGTAGATCAAAACTAGAAGAAATGATAAAAGAAAAAAAACGCAATGCTAAAAAAGCTTTAGAAGTTACCTCTAAACTTGACACTTATCTAAGTGCATGTCAGCTTGGTATCACGTTAAGTTCTCTTGCTCTTGGTTGGATAGGTGAACCCGCTATTGCCAAACTTCTTGAAGTGCCTTTGGTAAATTTAGGTTTAAGTTCCACGTTAACGCATACCATTGCATTTATCATTGCATTTGCTATTATCACTTTACTGCATGTTGTATTAGGCGAGCTTGTACCAAAAAGTATTGCAATCACTATTGCAGATAAAGCCGTACTATGGATAGCAAGACCTTTACACTTATTCTGGTTACTTTTCTTGCCATTTATAAAGACATTCGACTTCTTAGCGGCTAATTCTTTAAAAATCATTGGTATCAAACCTGCAAAAGAACATGAATTAAGTCACTCTGAAGAAGAAATTAAATTCATCGCAAGTGAAAGTCAAAAAGGCGGCGTATTGGATGAATTTGAAACAGAAATCATTCGCAATGCAGTTGATTTTTCAGACACTGTTGCAAAAGAAATCATGACTCCAAGAAAAGATATGATATGTCTTAATAAGCAAAAAAGTTATGAAGAAAATATGCAAATTGTCTGTCAACACAAGCATACTCGTTTTCCATACATAGATGGATCAAAAGATATTATTTTAGGTATGGTACACATTAGAGATATTATGCAAAATGAACTAAGTAAAAACAAGAAAAAACTAGATGATTTCTTGATCAAAATGATCTTGGTTCCAGAAAACATTAGTATTTCAAAAGTTCTTTTTATGATGAATAAAGAGCAAGTACACACTGCGTTAGTTGTTGATGAATACGGTGGAACAGCAGGTCTTTTAACCATGGAAGATATCATGGAGGAGATTGTTGGTGATATCAATGATGAACATGATGATTCTAGTCCACACTTTAAAAAACTTGCAGAAAATATTTATGAATTTCAAGGAAGATATGAAATTAGCGAAGTTGAAGAATTGCTCAATATACGTTATGATGAAGATTTAGAGCAAGTTACTATAGGTGGATATGTATTTAATCTTCTTGGTCGTCTTCCAGTAGTTGGAGATAGAATAGAAGATGAATTTTGCCACTATGAAGTTAAAAAAATGGATGGCAATAGTATAGAACGTATCAAAGTAGTACGTAAAAGCACTGAAGAGGAAGAGTAA
- a CDS encoding DUF411 domain-containing protein — MRKIVLALALSSLSMLASSKVLNVYESPTCGCCDLWADYMKVKGYQVQVHKSDDFLKVKEKMNIQPMYQSCHTGVIEGYAIEGHVPEDAVAWLLKNKPQDVIGVSAPGMPQGSPGMEQGYEEEYPVVLMLKNGDYRIYGIYKGHQLIK; from the coding sequence ATGAGAAAGATTGTTCTTGCGCTTGCGTTAAGTTCATTATCAATGTTGGCTAGTAGTAAAGTATTAAATGTTTATGAGAGTCCTACATGTGGATGTTGTGATCTTTGGGCTGATTATATGAAAGTTAAAGGTTATCAAGTTCAAGTGCATAAGAGTGATGATTTTTTAAAAGTAAAAGAAAAGATGAATATTCAACCTATGTATCAAAGTTGCCATACAGGTGTGATTGAGGGTTATGCGATAGAAGGTCATGTGCCAGAAGATGCTGTTGCTTGGCTTTTGAAAAACAAACCTCAAGATGTTATAGGTGTTTCTGCTCCTGGTATGCCTCAGGGTAGTCCTGGAATGGAACAAGGGTATGAGGAGGAGTACCCTGTGGTTTTGATGTTGAAAAATGGAGATTATAGAATTTATGGTATCTATAAAGGTCATCAACTTATAAAATAA
- a CDS encoding saccharopine dehydrogenase family protein: MKNLLIIGAGGVSRVATVKCAMSSDVFSKITLASRTKSKCDEIAAFIKERLGVEIHTEQIDADDTAAVVELIKKTKAEILLNVALPYQDLTLMDACIQTNIHYVDTANYEHPDLAKFEYREQWAKNEKFKEAGILGLLGSGFDPGVTNVFCAYAQQNLFDEIHYIDILDCNAGDHGYAFATNFNPEINLREVSAKGRYWQEGKWIETEPMEIKMEWDYPEVGVKDSYLLYHEELESLVKNIKGLKRIRFFMTFGQSYLTHMKCLENVGMLGIKPVMHQGKEIIPIEFLKTLLPDPASLGPRTKGYTNIGCVIRGVKDGKDKQVYIYNVCNHEECFKETGAQAVSYTTGVPAMIGTKLIAKGFWQGKGVFNMEEFDAKPFMDELNTQGLPWKIIEMQPTLGK, translated from the coding sequence ATGAAAAATCTTTTAATTATAGGTGCAGGTGGTGTAAGTCGCGTTGCAACTGTAAAATGCGCAATGAGTAGCGATGTTTTTAGTAAAATAACTCTAGCAAGTAGAACTAAAAGCAAGTGTGATGAAATAGCTGCATTTATCAAAGAACGCTTAGGTGTAGAAATTCACACCGAGCAAATTGATGCAGATGATACTGCCGCTGTGGTTGAGCTTATCAAAAAAACAAAGGCTGAAATTTTACTAAATGTGGCTTTACCTTATCAAGACTTAACTTTAATGGATGCGTGTATTCAAACTAATATTCATTATGTAGATACCGCAAATTATGAACACCCTGATTTAGCTAAATTTGAATACAGAGAACAATGGGCAAAAAACGAAAAATTTAAGGAAGCAGGAATTTTAGGGCTATTAGGTAGTGGATTTGATCCTGGTGTGACCAATGTTTTTTGTGCTTATGCGCAGCAAAATTTATTTGATGAAATTCACTATATTGATATATTAGATTGTAATGCAGGGGATCATGGTTATGCGTTTGCAACTAATTTCAATCCTGAAATCAACTTAAGAGAAGTTTCAGCAAAAGGGCGTTATTGGCAAGAAGGTAAGTGGATAGAAACTGAGCCTATGGAAATAAAAATGGAGTGGGATTATCCTGAAGTAGGAGTTAAAGATAGCTATTTGCTTTATCATGAAGAACTTGAAAGTCTAGTGAAAAATATTAAGGGTTTAAAAAGAATTAGATTTTTTATGACTTTTGGGCAAAGTTATTTAACTCATATGAAATGTCTTGAAAATGTTGGTATGCTGGGCATTAAACCTGTTATGCATCAAGGCAAAGAAATAATACCAATAGAATTTTTAAAAACCTTACTTCCTGATCCTGCTAGTTTAGGACCTCGTACTAAGGGTTATACAAACATAGGTTGTGTAATACGTGGTGTAAAAGATGGAAAAGATAAACAAGTATATATTTATAATGTTTGTAATCATGAAGAATGCTTTAAAGAAACTGGTGCGCAAGCTGTGAGTTACACCACCGGAGTTCCTGCAATGATAGGCACAAAGTTAATTGCGAAAGGATTTTGGCAAGGTAAAGGCGTATTTAATATGGAAGAATTTGACGCTAAGCCTTTTATGGATGAGTTAAACACTCAAGGACTCCCTTGGAAGATCATTGAAATGCAGCCAACTTTAGGAAAATAA
- a CDS encoding putative transporter, translating to MFRSFFYSKKWALWAYIGLFFLLASLLAQTSINVAINEWYKDFYDVLQDAKNHNINDFYYFIKQFLYLALPYVFIATITQYFGSIYAFKWREAMTFDYIKFWQKKDDNIEGSSQRIQEDIYNFSKIIESLGLAFVKAIMTLIAFVPILWMLSAHVHLPILKDISGSLVWIAFLVSLGGLIVSWFVGIKLPGLEYNNQKAEAAFRKELVFAEDDRKNYASDESILSLFTGLKVNYKRLFLHYGYFNVWLYLFEQFMVIVPFLIMAPSLFLGLIQLGIIIQVGNAFDQVRSSFSIFITNWTTITQLRSIYKRLDEFEKNIEYRKNKLI from the coding sequence ATGTTTAGATCTTTTTTTTACTCCAAAAAATGGGCATTGTGGGCTTATATAGGTTTGTTTTTTTTATTAGCCTCTTTACTTGCGCAAACTTCTATTAATGTTGCTATTAATGAATGGTATAAAGATTTTTATGATGTTTTACAAGATGCCAAAAATCACAATATTAACGATTTTTATTATTTTATTAAGCAGTTTTTATATTTAGCTTTGCCTTATGTTTTCATTGCAACCATCACGCAATATTTTGGTAGCATTTACGCCTTTAAATGGCGCGAAGCAATGACTTTTGATTATATCAAATTTTGGCAAAAAAAAGATGATAACATAGAAGGTAGCTCACAAAGAATTCAAGAAGATATTTACAATTTCTCAAAAATTATAGAAAGCTTAGGATTGGCTTTTGTTAAAGCTATAATGACTTTGATTGCTTTTGTGCCTATTTTATGGATGCTAAGTGCACATGTCCATCTACCTATCTTAAAAGATATCAGTGGTTCTTTAGTATGGATAGCTTTTTTAGTATCTTTAGGAGGGCTTATTGTGTCATGGTTTGTTGGTATTAAGCTCCCTGGGCTTGAATATAATAATCAAAAAGCAGAAGCTGCCTTTAGAAAAGAACTAGTATTTGCAGAAGATGATAGAAAAAATTATGCTAGCGACGAAAGCATCTTGAGTTTATTTACTGGACTTAAAGTTAATTATAAAAGATTATTTTTACACTATGGATATTTTAATGTGTGGCTATATTTATTTGAACAATTTATGGTTATAGTGCCTTTTTTAATCATGGCTCCAAGCTTATTTTTAGGTCTTATACAACTTGGAATTATCATACAAGTTGGAAATGCCTTTGATCAAGTTAGATCTTCATTTAGCATTTTCATCACCAACTGGACTACCATAACTCAGTTACGTAGTATTTATAAACGTTTAGATGAATTTGAAAAAAATATAGAATATAGAAAAAATAAATTAATTTAA
- a CDS encoding energy transducer TonB family protein, with amino-acid sequence MRTFLASHKSQSFFITLFLFMPLFFVLIYSKNFMHIEHGMPKEDKINIAIKQFIQASQVTKPTQKTIQEPLKPIETKKEKPIAKPKKIVQNIQPKPTTLPKENTTLKQETTQHAITSNNHENISLSGNNNELLKEVKQAIDKALIYPRQAKKMRMSGEVLLEFTWTKDKNLLDLKILKSSKYKLLNESALETIRIASKNFPQYDKTYRIKIPLIYKIN; translated from the coding sequence ATGAGAACATTTTTAGCTAGCCACAAAAGTCAGTCTTTTTTTATCACATTATTTCTTTTTATGCCTTTATTTTTTGTATTGATTTATTCTAAAAATTTTATGCATATAGAACATGGTATGCCAAAAGAAGATAAAATTAATATAGCTATCAAGCAGTTTATACAGGCATCTCAAGTCACAAAACCAACACAAAAAACTATACAAGAGCCGCTCAAACCCATTGAAACAAAAAAGGAAAAGCCCATTGCTAAACCCAAAAAAATAGTCCAAAATATACAACCAAAACCAACAACTTTACCAAAAGAAAACACAACCCTCAAACAAGAAACAACACAGCATGCCATAACAAGCAATAATCATGAAAACATATCCTTAAGTGGCAACAATAATGAATTATTAAAAGAAGTTAAGCAAGCTATAGATAAGGCTTTAATCTACCCAAGACAAGCCAAAAAAATGCGTATGAGCGGCGAAGTCCTATTGGAATTTACATGGACAAAAGACAAAAATTTATTAGACTTAAAAATACTTAAATCATCAAAATATAAATTACTAAACGAAAGTGCTTTAGAAACCATACGTATTGCATCTAAAAATTTTCCACAATATGATAAAACTTACCGTATCAAAATACCGCTCATTTATAAAATAAACTAA
- the fusA gene encoding elongation factor G, which produces MSRSTPLKRVRNIGIAAHIDAGKTTTSERILFFTGMSHKIGEVHDGAATMDWMEQEKERGITITSAATTCFWKNHQINLIDTPGHVDFTIEVERSMRVLDGAVAVFCSVGGVQPQSETVWRQANKYGVPRIVFVNKMDRIGANFFNVEEQIKNRLKGNPVPLQIPIGAEDNFKGVIDLITMKALVWEDENKPTDYVEKEIPAELMEKAEEYRIKMIEAVSETSDELMEKYLGGEELTQEEIKAGIKAGCLNLSMVPMLCGTAFKNKGVQPLLDAVVAYLPAPDEVANIKGEYEDGTEVSVKSTDDGEFAGLAFKIMTDPFVGQLTFVRVYRGSLESGSYAYNSTKDKKERIGRLLKMHSNKREEIKTLYAGEIGAVVGLKDTLTGDTLVSEKDKVILERMDFPDPVISVAVEPKTKADQEKMSIALNKLAQEDPSFRVSTDEESGQTIISGMGELHLEIIVDRMLREFKVEAEVGQPQVAYRETIRKTVDQEYKYAKQSGGRGQYGHVFLRLEPLEPGSGYEFVNDIKGGVIPKEYIPAVDKGVQEALQNGVLAGYPVEDVKVTVYDGSYHEVDSSEMAFKLAASMGFKEGARKAGAVILEPMMKVEVETPEEYMGDVIGDLNKRRGQVNSMDERGGNKIITAFCPLAEMFGYSTDLRSQTQGRATYSMEFDHYDEVPKNVSEEIIKKRNG; this is translated from the coding sequence ATGTCAAGAAGCACTCCTTTAAAAAGAGTTAGAAATATAGGTATTGCAGCTCACATTGACGCAGGTAAAACAACTACTAGTGAGAGAATTCTTTTCTTTACGGGTATGAGTCATAAAATTGGTGAGGTGCATGATGGTGCAGCTACAATGGACTGGATGGAACAAGAAAAAGAAAGAGGTATTACAATTACTTCTGCTGCTACGACTTGTTTTTGGAAAAATCACCAAATCAACCTTATAGACACTCCAGGCCACGTTGACTTTACAATCGAAGTTGAAAGATCAATGCGTGTTTTAGATGGTGCTGTTGCGGTATTTTGTTCAGTAGGTGGAGTTCAACCACAATCAGAAACTGTTTGGAGACAAGCTAATAAATATGGTGTTCCAAGAATTGTTTTTGTTAATAAAATGGACAGAATTGGTGCAAATTTCTTTAACGTAGAAGAGCAAATTAAAAATCGTTTAAAAGGTAATCCAGTTCCACTTCAAATTCCAATCGGTGCTGAAGATAATTTCAAAGGTGTCATTGATCTTATCACTATGAAAGCTTTAGTATGGGAAGATGAAAATAAACCAACTGATTATGTAGAAAAAGAAATTCCAGCTGAGTTAATGGAAAAAGCTGAAGAATATCGTATAAAAATGATAGAAGCGGTTTCTGAAACTAGTGATGAATTAATGGAAAAATATTTAGGTGGAGAAGAGCTTACTCAAGAAGAAATTAAAGCAGGTATCAAAGCAGGTTGTTTAAATCTTTCTATGGTTCCAATGCTATGTGGTACAGCTTTTAAAAATAAAGGTGTTCAACCATTACTTGATGCTGTTGTAGCTTACTTGCCAGCTCCTGATGAAGTAGCTAATATTAAAGGTGAATATGAAGATGGTACAGAAGTTTCTGTAAAATCAACCGATGATGGTGAATTTGCAGGACTTGCATTTAAAATCATGACTGACCCTTTTGTCGGACAATTAACTTTCGTTCGTGTTTATAGAGGAAGTTTAGAAAGTGGTTCTTATGCATACAATTCAACTAAAGATAAAAAAGAAAGAATTGGTCGTCTTTTGAAAATGCACTCTAACAAAAGAGAAGAGATTAAAACTTTATATGCTGGTGAAATCGGAGCAGTTGTTGGTCTTAAAGATACATTAACTGGTGATACTTTAGTAAGTGAAAAAGATAAGGTTATTTTAGAGAGAATGGACTTTCCAGATCCTGTTATTTCAGTTGCTGTTGAACCTAAAACAAAAGCAGATCAAGAAAAAATGTCTATTGCTTTAAATAAATTAGCACAAGAAGATCCAAGCTTTAGAGTTTCTACAGATGAGGAAAGTGGTCAAACTATTATTTCAGGTATGGGTGAGCTTCATTTAGAAATTATTGTTGATCGTATGCTTAGAGAATTTAAGGTTGAAGCTGAAGTTGGACAACCTCAAGTTGCTTACCGTGAAACTATTAGAAAAACAGTTGATCAAGAATACAAATACGCTAAACAATCAGGTGGTCGTGGTCAGTATGGTCATGTATTCTTAAGACTTGAGCCACTTGAGCCAGGTAGTGGTTATGAGTTTGTAAATGATATCAAAGGTGGGGTAATTCCAAAAGAATATATTCCAGCGGTTGATAAAGGTGTACAAGAAGCATTGCAAAACGGTGTTTTAGCGGGTTATCCTGTTGAAGATGTTAAAGTAACAGTTTATGATGGAAGTTACCACGAAGTGGATTCTTCTGAAATGGCATTTAAACTTGCGGCTTCTATGGGCTTTAAAGAAGGTGCTAGAAAAGCAGGCGCAGTGATCTTAGAACCTATGATGAAAGTTGAAGTTGAAACTCCTGAAGAGTATATGGGAGATGTTATTGGTGATTTAAATAAACGTCGTGGCCAGGTTAACTCAATGGATGAAAGAGGTGGTAATAAAATCATCACAGCATTTTGTCCATTGGCTGAAATGTTTGGATATTCAACTGATCTTAGAAGCCAAACCCAAGGTCGTGCTACTTACTCTATGGAATTCGATCATTATGATGAAGTTCCTAAGAATGTTTCTGAAGAAATTATCAAAAAAAGAAACGGTTGA
- the exbD gene encoding TonB system transport protein ExbD produces MLKLPKNEGLNIIPFIDIMLVLLAIVLSISTFIAHGEIKINLPQSENSNSVNKNKDKINILIDKENKFYIDGKSTSLEEIKAKFDTIDSKTLVELKSDKEAKFESFVKIIDILKNKNHENFQILTEHKR; encoded by the coding sequence ATGCTTAAATTGCCAAAAAATGAAGGTTTAAATATTATTCCTTTTATAGATATAATGCTTGTTTTACTCGCAATTGTGCTAAGCATATCCACTTTTATTGCACATGGTGAAATCAAAATCAATCTACCCCAAAGTGAAAATTCAAATTCCGTAAACAAAAATAAAGACAAAATAAATATTTTAATTGATAAAGAAAATAAATTTTACATCGATGGAAAATCAACTTCCTTAGAAGAAATAAAAGCAAAATTTGATACTATAGACTCTAAAACATTAGTAGAATTAAAAAGTGATAAAGAAGCAAAATTTGAAAGTTTTGTAAAAATCATTGATATTTTAAAAAATAAAAATCATGAAAATTTTCAAATTTTAACAGAGCATAAAAGATGA
- the rpsG gene encoding 30S ribosomal protein S7: protein MRRRKAPVREVLPDPIYGNKVITKFINSLMYDGKKSTATTIMYGALEAIDKKGGEKKGIEIFNDAIENIKPLLEVKSRRVGGATYQVPVEVRPARQQALAIRWIISFARKRSERTMIEKLAAELLDAANSKGASFKKKEDTYKMAEANKAFAHYRW from the coding sequence ATGAGAAGAAGAAAAGCTCCGGTAAGAGAAGTCTTGCCTGATCCGATTTATGGAAATAAAGTAATTACAAAATTCATTAATTCTTTAATGTATGATGGTAAAAAAAGTACAGCAACAACTATTATGTATGGTGCTTTAGAAGCTATCGATAAAAAAGGTGGAGAAAAAAAAGGTATAGAAATTTTTAATGATGCTATTGAAAATATCAAACCTTTATTGGAAGTTAAATCTCGCCGTGTAGGTGGAGCGACTTATCAAGTACCAGTTGAAGTACGCCCAGCTAGACAACAAGCTTTAGCTATTCGTTGGATTATTTCTTTTGCTAGAAAAAGAAGTGAAAGAACTATGATTGAAAAATTAGCAGCTGAATTATTAGATGCAGCTAATAGTAAAGGTGCTTCATTCAAGAAGAAAGAAGATACTTATAAAATGGCAGAAGCTAATAAAGCATTTGCTCATTATCGCTGGTAA
- the modB gene encoding molybdate ABC transporter permease subunit, translating to MLQLFQNIDWTPFLVSIKLSIITCVILFCFCVPLAWIFAFKHFRTKKILETIITLPLVLPPSVVGFYLLILFSKYSFLGEFLEKHFDIALAFTFEGLVIASCIYSLPFMFNPLYTSMTLISKNVIEASFSLGKNSLITLFKVVLPHIKLAMLSALVISFAHTMGEFGIVLMIGGSLSGETKVASIAIYESMENLDFATAHIYSLILLIFSFIVLLSVNLLKNK from the coding sequence ATGCTACAACTATTTCAAAATATTGATTGGACTCCTTTTTTAGTTTCAATTAAGCTTTCTATTATTACCTGTGTTATTTTATTTTGTTTTTGTGTGCCGCTTGCTTGGATTTTTGCTTTTAAACACTTTAGAACAAAAAAAATTTTAGAAACAATTATAACTTTACCTTTGGTTTTACCACCATCTGTTGTTGGTTTTTACTTGTTGATTTTATTTTCAAAATATTCTTTTTTAGGTGAATTTTTAGAAAAGCATTTTGATATTGCTTTGGCTTTTACTTTCGAGGGATTGGTTATAGCAAGTTGTATTTACTCACTACCTTTTATGTTTAATCCTTTATATACTTCCATGACATTAATTTCGAAAAATGTTATTGAAGCGAGTTTTTCTTTAGGAAAAAATTCTCTAATAACTCTTTTTAAAGTGGTTTTACCTCATATTAAGCTAGCTATGTTAAGTGCATTGGTTATAAGTTTTGCACATACTATGGGTGAGTTTGGCATAGTATTAATGATAGGTGGTTCTTTAAGTGGAGAAACAAAAGTAGCTAGTATTGCTATATATGAAAGTATGGAAAATTTAGATTTTGCCACAGCCCATATTTATAGTCTCATACTTTTAATTTTTAGTTTTATTGTTTTATTAAGTGTGAATTTATTAAAAAATAAATAA
- the rpsL gene encoding 30S ribosomal protein S12, whose product MPTINQLVRKERKKVLEKSKSPALKNCPQRRGVCTRVYTTTPKKPNSALRKVAKVRLTSGFEVISYIGGEGHNLQEHSIVLVRGGRVKDLPGVKYHIVRGALDTAGVAKRTVSRSKYGAKRPKAAAK is encoded by the coding sequence GTGCCAACCATAAATCAATTGGTTAGAAAAGAGCGTAAAAAAGTTTTAGAAAAATCTAAATCACCAGCGCTTAAAAATTGCCCACAAAGAAGGGGAGTTTGTACTAGGGTTTATACTACAACCCCTAAAAAACCAAACTCAGCGTTAAGAAAAGTTGCCAAAGTAAGACTTACAAGTGGTTTTGAAGTTATTAGTTATATCGGTGGTGAAGGTCACAACCTACAAGAACACAGCATTGTTTTAGTGCGTGGTGGTAGGGTAAAAGACTTACCAGGTGTGAAGTATCATATTGTGCGTGGTGCTTTAGATACAGCAGGTGTTGCAAAAAGAACTGTTTCTCGTTCTAAATACGGTGCAAAACGCCCTAAAGCAGCTGCTAAGTAA